A single Klebsiella variicola DNA region contains:
- the rimJ gene encoding ribosomal protein S5-alanine N-acetyltransferase has product MFGYRSNVPKVRLTTDRLVVRLVHDRDAWRLADYYAENKVFLKPWEPVRDDSHCYPSGWQARLSMIGEFHKQGSAFYFALLDAEEKEIVGVANFSNVVRGSFHACYLGYSIGEKWQGQGLMFEALTAAIRYMQRTQHIHRIMANYMPHNQRSGALLARLGFEKEGYAKDYLLIDGQWRDHVLTALTTPDWSAGR; this is encoded by the coding sequence ATGTTTGGCTATCGCAGTAACGTGCCGAAGGTGCGTTTGACGACGGACCGGCTGGTGGTGCGCCTGGTCCACGATCGTGACGCCTGGCGTCTGGCCGATTATTACGCCGAGAATAAAGTGTTCTTAAAACCCTGGGAGCCGGTACGTGACGACAGCCACTGCTATCCCTCCGGGTGGCAGGCGCGTCTGTCAATGATCGGCGAGTTTCATAAGCAGGGGTCTGCATTTTATTTCGCGCTGCTCGATGCGGAGGAAAAAGAGATCGTTGGCGTGGCGAATTTCTCCAACGTAGTTCGCGGATCATTCCATGCCTGTTATCTCGGCTACTCCATTGGCGAGAAGTGGCAAGGGCAGGGGCTGATGTTTGAAGCGTTGACCGCCGCGATTCGCTATATGCAGCGCACGCAGCATATCCATCGCATTATGGCCAACTATATGCCGCATAATCAGCGCAGCGGCGCGCTGCTGGCGCGGTTGGGGTTCGAAAAAGAGGGTTACGCCAAAGATTATCTGCTGATTGACGGGCAGTGGCGTGACCATGTACTGACGGCGCTAACGACGCCGGACTGGTCAGCAGGGCGCTAA
- the murJ gene encoding murein biosynthesis integral membrane protein MurJ: protein MNLLKSLAAVSSMTMFSRVLGFARDAIVARIFGAGMATDAFFVAFKLPNLLRRIFAEGAFSQAFVPILAEYKSKQGEDATRVFVSYVSGLLTLALAIVTVIGMLAAPWVITITAPGFADTADKFALTTQLLRITFPYILLISLASLVGAILNTWNRFSVPAFAPTFLNVSMISFALFAAPYFHPPVLALAWAVTVGGVLQLAYQLPHLKKIGMLVLPRINLKDAGAMRVVKQMGPAILGVSVSQISLIINTIFASFLVSGSVSWMYYADRLMEFPSGVLGVALGTILLPSLSKSFASGNHDEYCRLMDWGLRLCFLLALPSAVALGILAKPLTVALFQYGKFSAFDAAMTQRALVAYSVGLMGLIVVKVLAPGFYSRQDIKTPVKIAIVTLIMTQVMNLAFIGPLKHAGLSLSIGLAACLNAALLYWQLRKQKIFTPQPGWLTFLLRLVAAVVVMAAALLGVMHLMPEWSQGTMPFRLMRLLVVVVAGVVAYFATLLVLGFRVKEFARRTA from the coding sequence ATGAATCTTTTAAAATCACTGGCGGCCGTCAGTTCGATGACCATGTTTTCGCGCGTGCTGGGCTTTGCCCGCGATGCGATTGTGGCGCGCATTTTTGGTGCCGGGATGGCGACCGATGCCTTTTTTGTCGCCTTCAAACTGCCTAATCTGCTGCGGCGTATTTTTGCCGAAGGCGCCTTCTCGCAGGCGTTTGTGCCGATCCTTGCCGAATATAAAAGCAAGCAGGGCGAAGATGCCACCCGGGTGTTTGTCTCGTATGTCTCCGGATTACTGACCCTGGCCCTGGCGATCGTCACCGTTATCGGGATGCTGGCGGCGCCGTGGGTGATCACCATCACCGCCCCCGGGTTTGCTGATACCGCCGATAAATTTGCGCTGACCACCCAATTGCTGCGCATTACCTTCCCCTATATTTTGCTGATCTCCCTGGCCTCGCTGGTGGGGGCGATCCTCAATACCTGGAACCGTTTCTCGGTGCCGGCCTTTGCCCCGACGTTCCTCAACGTCAGCATGATTAGCTTTGCGCTGTTTGCCGCGCCGTACTTCCATCCGCCGGTGCTGGCGCTGGCCTGGGCGGTGACGGTCGGCGGCGTGCTGCAGCTGGCCTACCAGTTGCCGCACCTGAAGAAGATTGGCATGCTGGTTCTGCCCAGAATTAATCTGAAAGATGCTGGCGCGATGCGGGTAGTGAAGCAGATGGGGCCGGCGATCCTTGGCGTGTCGGTAAGCCAGATCTCCCTCATCATCAATACCATCTTCGCCTCGTTTCTCGTGTCGGGATCGGTGTCATGGATGTACTATGCCGACCGTCTGATGGAGTTTCCGTCAGGTGTCCTGGGCGTGGCCCTTGGCACCATCCTGCTGCCGTCGTTGTCGAAAAGCTTCGCCAGTGGTAACCATGACGAGTATTGCCGCCTGATGGACTGGGGCCTGCGACTCTGCTTCCTGCTGGCGCTGCCGAGCGCGGTGGCGCTGGGGATCCTCGCTAAACCGCTGACCGTGGCCCTGTTCCAGTACGGTAAATTCAGCGCCTTTGACGCGGCGATGACCCAGCGCGCGCTGGTGGCCTATTCCGTGGGGCTGATGGGGCTTATCGTGGTGAAAGTGCTGGCGCCGGGCTTCTATTCCCGTCAGGACATCAAAACGCCGGTGAAGATTGCCATTGTCACCCTGATTATGACCCAGGTGATGAACCTGGCGTTTATCGGCCCGCTCAAGCACGCGGGCCTGTCACTGTCCATAGGGCTGGCGGCCTGCCTGAACGCCGCGCTGCTCTACTGGCAACTGCGTAAACAGAAAATTTTCACCCCACAGCCCGGCTGGCTGACTTTCCTGCTGCGTCTGGTCGCGGCGGTGGTGGTGATGGCCGCGGCGCTGCTGGGCGTCATGCATCTCATGCCGGAGTGGTCTCAGGGGACAATGCCGTTCCGCCTGATGCGCCTGCTGGTGGTGGTGGTCGCCGGAGTAGTGGCTTATTTCGCTACGCTGCTGGTGTTGGGCTTCCGCGTAAAAGAGTTTGCCCGTCGCACAGCGTAA
- the bssS gene encoding biofilm formation regulator BssS, translating into MEKNNEVIQTHPLVGWDISTVDSYDALMLRLHYQNPTQENSHDAEIGQTLWLTTDVARQFISILEAGIAKIESGEYQENEYRRH; encoded by the coding sequence ATGGAAAAAAATAATGAAGTCATTCAGACCCATCCCCTCGTTGGATGGGACATCAGCACCGTTGATAGCTACGATGCGCTGATGTTGCGCCTGCACTACCAGAACCCCACTCAAGAAAACAGTCATGATGCTGAAATTGGCCAGACGCTATGGCTAACGACGGACGTCGCACGTCAATTTATTTCAATCCTGGAAGCAGGCATTGCGAAGATTGAATCTGGCGAATACCAGGAAAACGAGTACCGCCGACATTAA
- the dinI gene encoding DNA damage-inducible protein I: MRIEVSIAKTTALPNGALEALNNELSRRIAEQFPAIDSQVSVRYATGNQLSVFGALKEDKDRISEILQETWESADDWFVHDLS, from the coding sequence ATGCGCATCGAAGTGTCTATCGCCAAAACGACCGCCTTACCCAACGGCGCGCTGGAAGCGCTGAATAACGAACTCTCCCGGCGTATCGCCGAGCAATTCCCGGCCATCGACAGTCAGGTGAGCGTGCGCTACGCCACCGGCAACCAGCTCTCGGTGTTCGGCGCCCTGAAAGAAGACAAAGACCGGATAAGCGAAATCCTGCAGGAAACCTGGGAAAGCGCGGACGACTGGTTTGTCCACGATCTCTCCTGA
- a CDS encoding Gfo/Idh/MocA family protein — protein sequence MRIGVVGLGGIAQKAWLPVLGAAESWTLQAAWSPGKEKALRICETWRIPYADSLDALAAQCDAVFVHTSTASHYEVVNHLLNAGVHVCVDKPLADKLSEAEALVELAARRHLTLMVGFNRRFAPLYRELKGRLGEAASLRMDKHRSDSVGNDLRFTLLDDYLHVVDTALWLADGQARLRGGTLQITPQGEMLYAEHQFSSPRLQVTTSMHRRAGSQREWVQAVTDGGLYAVSEMREWQEECGLGVVQRPVAGWQTTLEQRGFVGCARHFIECVQNQTVPETAGEQALLAQRVVDKLWRDAISE from the coding sequence CTGCGCATTGGGGTGGTTGGCTTAGGGGGCATCGCGCAGAAAGCGTGGCTGCCGGTGTTAGGCGCTGCGGAAAGCTGGACGCTGCAGGCAGCCTGGTCGCCGGGAAAAGAGAAGGCGTTGCGCATCTGCGAAACCTGGCGGATCCCGTATGCTGATTCGCTGGATGCCCTGGCGGCGCAGTGCGATGCGGTCTTTGTCCATACGTCGACGGCTTCACATTATGAAGTCGTGAATCACTTGTTGAATGCCGGGGTTCATGTTTGTGTGGATAAACCGCTGGCGGACAAGCTGAGCGAGGCGGAAGCGCTGGTCGAGCTGGCTGCCCGGCGTCATCTGACGCTGATGGTCGGTTTCAATCGCCGCTTTGCGCCACTCTATCGTGAACTGAAGGGGCGGCTGGGCGAGGCGGCCTCGCTGCGGATGGATAAGCATCGTAGCGACAGCGTAGGCAACGATCTGCGCTTTACCCTTCTCGATGACTATCTGCACGTGGTGGATACTGCGTTGTGGCTGGCTGATGGTCAGGCGCGCCTGCGCGGCGGCACGTTGCAGATCACTCCTCAGGGTGAAATGCTCTATGCCGAACACCAGTTCAGTTCGCCCCGGCTGCAGGTTACCACCAGCATGCACCGCCGTGCCGGAAGCCAGCGTGAGTGGGTGCAGGCGGTCACCGATGGCGGGTTATATGCGGTGAGTGAGATGCGCGAATGGCAGGAGGAGTGTGGTCTTGGCGTGGTCCAGCGCCCGGTGGCGGGCTGGCAAACCACCCTCGAGCAGCGCGGTTTTGTCGGCTGCGCGCGACATTTCATCGAATGCGTGCAAAATCAGACGGTTCCGGAAACCGCTGGCGAACAGGCGCTGCTGGCTCAGCGGGTGGTTGACAAACTCTGGCGTGACGCCATCAGCGAATAA
- a CDS encoding MFS transporter has translation MTPTSLSTRDAGWIIFILALGAGFSVASIYYAQPLLPLMGANLHLSVEGMGLVPTLTQAGYALGILFLLPLGDRHDRRRLILLKSAMLAILLFLCSLTGQLTSLLVVSLLIGMAATMAQDIVPAAAILAPAGKQGKMVGTVMTGLLLGILLSRTVSGVVGAVFGWRVMYQAAAVSVALIGLVMWRVLPRFAIHSTLSYPQLMASMAHLWLRYPALRRAALAQGALSVAFSAFWSTLAVMLSEHYHMGSAVAGGFGIAGAAGALAAPLAGGLADKFGAGKVTQMGAALVTLSFALMFMLPLLPLHGQLALIALSAIGFDLGLQSSLVAHQNLVYSLEPQARGRLNALLFTVVFIGMSLGSVLGSKLYVLAGWNGVVTLAVVSGAIALAIRLLESARLIAAERRTS, from the coding sequence ATGACACCGACTTCCCTTTCCACCCGCGACGCAGGCTGGATTATCTTCATTCTCGCACTCGGCGCCGGCTTTAGCGTCGCCTCTATCTATTATGCGCAGCCGCTACTGCCGCTGATGGGCGCCAATCTCCATCTGTCGGTAGAAGGGATGGGGCTGGTTCCTACCCTGACGCAGGCTGGCTACGCGCTCGGCATTCTCTTCCTGCTCCCGCTCGGCGACCGTCACGATCGCCGCCGGCTGATCCTGCTGAAGAGCGCAATGCTGGCGATCCTGCTGTTCCTGTGCAGCCTTACCGGCCAGCTCACCTCACTGCTGGTGGTCAGTCTGCTGATCGGTATGGCGGCCACCATGGCGCAGGATATCGTCCCGGCGGCGGCGATCCTCGCTCCGGCAGGCAAGCAGGGAAAAATGGTGGGCACGGTGATGACCGGGCTGCTGCTGGGGATCCTGCTTTCCAGGACGGTCAGCGGCGTAGTGGGCGCCGTATTCGGCTGGCGGGTGATGTATCAGGCGGCTGCAGTCAGCGTGGCGCTGATTGGCCTGGTGATGTGGCGGGTCCTGCCGCGCTTCGCCATTCACTCGACGCTGAGCTATCCGCAGCTGATGGCCTCAATGGCGCATCTGTGGCTGCGTTATCCGGCGTTACGCCGCGCTGCGCTGGCTCAGGGGGCGCTCTCTGTCGCCTTTAGCGCTTTCTGGTCGACGCTGGCGGTGATGCTCTCAGAACACTATCACATGGGGAGCGCAGTAGCGGGTGGCTTTGGTATCGCCGGTGCCGCCGGGGCGCTGGCGGCACCGCTGGCCGGCGGACTGGCCGATAAGTTTGGCGCCGGTAAAGTGACTCAGATGGGCGCGGCGCTGGTCACCCTCTCCTTCGCCCTGATGTTTATGCTGCCGCTGCTCCCTCTGCATGGCCAGCTGGCGCTGATTGCTCTCTCGGCTATTGGCTTCGATCTCGGCCTGCAGTCAAGCCTGGTGGCACATCAGAACCTGGTTTACAGCCTGGAGCCGCAGGCCCGTGGCCGCCTGAACGCTCTGCTGTTCACCGTGGTCTTTATCGGGATGTCGCTGGGGTCGGTGCTGGGCAGCAAGCTGTACGTGCTGGCCGGCTGGAACGGAGTGGTCACCCTCGCCGTCGTCAGCGGGGCAATTGCCCTGGCGATCCGCCTGCTGGAGAGTGCGCGCCTCATCGCAGCCGAACGCCGCACATCATAA
- the pyrC gene encoding dihydroorotase, producing MTAQPQVLKIRRPDDWHIHLRDDDMLKTVVPYTSEFYGRAIVMPNLVPPVTTVAAAIAYRQRIMDAVPAGHDFTPLMTCYLTDSLDPAELERGFNEGVFTAAKLYPANATTNSSHGVTSTDAIMPVLERMEKLGMPLLVHGEVTHAEIDIFDREARFIDTVMEPLRQRLPGLKVVFEHITTKDAAEYVRDGNELLAATITPQHLMFNRNHMLVGGIRPHLYCLPVLKRNIHQQALRELVASGFSRAFLGTDSAPHARHRKEASCGCAGCFNAPTALGSYATVFEEMNALQHFEAFCSLNGPRFYGLPVNESYVELVREETTVVDSIALPNDSLVPFLAGETVRWTMKR from the coding sequence ATGACAGCACAACCCCAGGTATTGAAAATCCGCCGCCCAGACGACTGGCATATCCATCTGCGTGATGACGATATGCTGAAAACCGTCGTGCCTTACACCAGTGAGTTTTATGGCCGGGCGATCGTGATGCCGAATCTGGTGCCGCCTGTCACCACCGTCGCGGCGGCTATCGCCTATCGCCAGCGCATTATGGACGCCGTCCCGGCCGGGCACGATTTTACCCCGTTGATGACCTGCTATCTGACAGACTCCCTCGACCCGGCGGAGCTGGAGCGCGGCTTTAACGAAGGAGTGTTCACCGCCGCCAAGCTCTACCCGGCCAACGCCACGACCAACTCCAGCCACGGTGTCACCAGCACCGACGCCATTATGCCGGTGCTGGAGCGGATGGAAAAACTGGGCATGCCGCTGCTGGTACATGGGGAAGTCACCCACGCCGAGATTGATATTTTCGATCGTGAAGCGCGCTTTATTGACACGGTGATGGAGCCCCTGCGCCAGCGCCTGCCCGGTCTGAAGGTGGTCTTTGAGCATATTACTACCAAAGATGCCGCCGAATATGTGCGTGACGGTAATGAACTGCTGGCGGCCACTATTACCCCGCAGCACCTGATGTTCAACCGCAACCATATGCTGGTCGGCGGTATTCGTCCTCACCTGTACTGCCTGCCGGTACTCAAACGCAATATTCATCAGCAGGCGCTGCGCGAACTGGTCGCCAGCGGCTTTAGCCGCGCCTTCCTTGGCACCGACTCCGCACCACACGCCCGCCATCGTAAGGAAGCCAGCTGCGGCTGCGCCGGCTGCTTCAACGCCCCGACCGCCCTCGGCAGCTACGCCACCGTGTTTGAAGAAATGAACGCTCTGCAGCACTTTGAAGCCTTCTGCTCGCTGAACGGCCCGCGCTTCTATGGTCTGCCGGTCAATGAAAGCTATGTTGAGCTGGTGCGTGAAGAGACCACGGTCGTTGACAGCATTGCGCTGCCCAATGATAGCCTGGTCCCGTTCCTGGCGGGTGAAACCGTTCGCTGGACGATGAAGCGATAA
- the solA gene encoding N-methyl-L-tryptophan oxidase — MQYDLIIIGSGSVGAAAGYYARRAGLNVLMTDAHQPPHQQGSHHGSSRLIRHAYGEGEKYVPLVLRAQQLWDELAEISGEAVFERTGVINLGPASSPFLANVAASARAFDLEVEELDAQAVMQRWPEIRLPDDYRAIFEPASGVLRSELAVETWIRLAREAGCAQLFNCPVSAIHHHADGVTIDTLDGEYHGKKLLISAGTWVTRLLPDLPIQPVRKVFAWFQADGRYSSKNHFPAFTGELPNGDQYYGFPAEDNELKIGKHNGGQPVSTPQERSAFGAVASDGSESFPFLRNVLPGIGGCLHGASCTYDNTVDEDFIIDTLPGRPDTLLITGLSGHGFKFAPVLGEIASQFAQFAQGQTSTFNLTPFSLARFSS, encoded by the coding sequence ATGCAATACGATCTTATCATTATCGGCAGCGGATCGGTCGGCGCTGCCGCTGGCTATTATGCGCGTCGTGCCGGACTCAATGTTCTGATGACCGATGCCCACCAACCTCCCCATCAGCAGGGCAGCCATCATGGCAGTAGCCGTCTTATCCGTCACGCTTATGGCGAAGGTGAAAAGTATGTTCCGCTGGTGCTGCGCGCCCAGCAGCTGTGGGATGAACTGGCTGAAATCAGCGGCGAAGCCGTTTTTGAACGCACCGGCGTCATTAACCTCGGCCCCGCCAGCTCTCCTTTCCTGGCCAACGTCGCCGCCAGCGCCAGGGCGTTCGATCTTGAGGTTGAAGAGTTAGATGCTCAGGCCGTCATGCAGCGCTGGCCGGAGATACGCCTTCCCGACGACTATCGGGCGATTTTCGAACCGGCTTCCGGCGTACTGCGCAGTGAGCTGGCTGTCGAGACCTGGATACGTCTGGCACGGGAAGCTGGCTGCGCGCAGCTATTCAACTGCCCGGTCTCAGCCATTCATCACCATGCAGACGGGGTCACCATTGATACCCTTGACGGTGAATATCACGGCAAGAAATTGCTGATTAGCGCCGGTACCTGGGTCACCCGCCTGCTTCCGGACCTCCCCATCCAGCCGGTACGTAAGGTTTTTGCCTGGTTCCAGGCCGATGGCCGTTACAGCAGCAAGAATCATTTCCCGGCATTCACCGGCGAGCTACCCAACGGCGATCAATACTACGGTTTCCCGGCGGAAGATAACGAGCTAAAGATCGGCAAGCATAACGGCGGTCAGCCTGTCTCCACGCCGCAGGAGCGATCGGCGTTTGGCGCTGTCGCCAGCGATGGTTCCGAATCCTTTCCGTTTTTACGTAACGTCCTGCCCGGGATCGGCGGCTGTCTGCACGGCGCCTCCTGCACCTATGACAACACGGTCGATGAAGATTTTATTATCGATACGCTCCCTGGCAGACCAGACACGCTGCTGATCACCGGTCTGAGCGGCCATGGCTTTAAGTTTGCGCCGGTGCTGGGAGAAATTGCCAGTCAGTTTGCCCAGTTTGCCCAGGGACAGACGTCGACCTTTAACCTGACGCCTTTCTCGCTGGCGCGCTTTAGCTCATAA
- a CDS encoding LysR family transcriptional regulator: MRWRYFSLNAAGAVAGLVVKRLYVVRIGKRKMKRQERIDRIELMRTYIRIIEAGSLSAAAGQMDTTQATVSRRLQSLEGLLGVKLILRTTHAMKLTDDGERCYRHARQVVDAWLALEDDLRIADDQPVGVLRVRAPHAFGQQQLLAPLVAFLQRHPQLSVEWMLNDNTVDFLSDNIDCAIRVGAEVDPATVSVLLAEVPRCVVASPELLAKYPPLTSLEALSGLPWIAINTFYQHEVRLRHLESGQIVSTAITPCLSTDSLYVARNTALAGLGVAMVSSWTVVEDIAAGRLIELFPQWRPASLPVHLVYPWARYYPTRLRKFLDLMREIMPDLAGMQRPQSA, from the coding sequence ATGCGATGGCGCTATTTTTCCCTGAATGCAGCTGGCGCGGTAGCCGGGCTGGTGGTAAAACGGTTATACGTAGTACGTATAGGCAAAAGAAAAATGAAAAGACAGGAGCGTATAGACCGCATTGAGCTGATGCGCACCTATATTCGTATTATAGAGGCCGGCTCACTCTCCGCCGCCGCGGGGCAGATGGATACCACCCAGGCAACCGTCAGCCGCCGCCTGCAGTCCCTGGAAGGACTGCTGGGGGTGAAGTTGATCCTGCGCACCACTCATGCGATGAAGCTCACTGACGATGGCGAACGCTGTTATCGCCATGCCCGTCAGGTCGTGGACGCCTGGCTGGCGCTGGAGGATGATCTGCGTATTGCCGACGATCAGCCCGTGGGGGTGCTGCGGGTACGGGCTCCCCATGCTTTTGGCCAGCAACAGCTGCTGGCGCCGCTGGTCGCATTTCTGCAGCGTCATCCGCAACTGTCGGTCGAGTGGATGCTGAATGATAATACCGTCGACTTTCTCAGCGATAATATCGACTGCGCCATCCGCGTTGGCGCGGAGGTGGATCCGGCCACGGTATCCGTGCTGCTGGCGGAAGTGCCGCGCTGCGTGGTGGCTTCCCCTGAACTCCTGGCGAAGTACCCGCCGTTAACCTCGCTGGAGGCGCTATCCGGCCTGCCGTGGATCGCCATTAATACCTTTTATCAGCATGAGGTACGGCTCCGGCATCTGGAAAGTGGGCAAATCGTCTCGACGGCCATCACCCCCTGCCTGAGCACTGACAGCCTGTACGTCGCGCGAAATACCGCGCTGGCGGGACTGGGGGTGGCGATGGTGTCCAGCTGGACAGTCGTGGAGGATATTGCCGCCGGACGGCTGATTGAGCTGTTCCCGCAGTGGCGTCCCGCCTCGCTACCGGTTCATCTGGTTTATCCCTGGGCGCGCTATTATCCGACACGCCTGCGTAAGTTCCTTGACCTGATGCGGGAGATCATGCCGGATCTGGCCGGGATGCAGCGTCCGCAAAGCGCATAA
- a CDS encoding DUF2770 family protein, giving the protein MRRLFNMLVNNVREHFMIYLALWLLLAIIDLVWLWFF; this is encoded by the coding sequence ATGCGTCGCCTGTTTAATATGCTGGTTAACAACGTGCGCGAGCACTTTATGATCTACCTTGCGCTGTGGTTGCTGCTGGCGATCATCGATCTCGTCTGGTTATGGTTTTTCTGA
- a CDS encoding lipoprotein, whose protein sequence is MKKILIAAALIVSGLLSGCNQLTQYTVSEQEINQALQKRNHFAKDIGLKGVADAHIELQNLTSAIGREEPGKVTLTGVANVDLNSLFGTQKATIDLKLKALPTFDREKGAIFLQEMEVVDAKVAPEKLQSVIQALLPYLNQSLRSYFSQQPAYVLREDASTGEALAKKYAKGIEVKPGEIVIPFTN, encoded by the coding sequence ATGAAAAAAATATTGATCGCCGCGGCGCTGATTGTCAGCGGTCTGCTGAGCGGCTGTAACCAGTTGACCCAATACACGGTAAGCGAGCAGGAGATAAACCAGGCGCTGCAGAAGCGTAACCATTTCGCCAAAGATATCGGTCTGAAAGGCGTTGCCGATGCCCATATTGAGCTGCAGAACCTGACCAGCGCTATTGGCCGTGAAGAGCCGGGTAAAGTCACGCTGACCGGGGTCGCCAACGTCGATCTGAACTCCCTGTTCGGCACCCAGAAAGCGACGATCGATCTGAAGCTCAAAGCGCTGCCAACCTTTGACAGAGAGAAAGGCGCTATCTTCCTGCAGGAAATGGAGGTGGTCGATGCCAAAGTGGCGCCCGAGAAGCTGCAGTCGGTGATTCAGGCCCTGCTCCCCTATCTGAATCAGTCGCTGCGCAGCTACTTCAGCCAGCAACCGGCCTATGTCCTGCGTGAAGACGCCAGCACCGGCGAAGCGCTGGCGAAGAAATATGCCAAGGGCATAGAGGTGAAACCGGGCGAAATTGTCATCCCCTTTACCAATTAA
- a CDS encoding YceH family protein: protein MKYQLTAHEARVIGCLLEKQVTTPEQYPLSVNAVVTACNQKTNREPVMSLSEGEVQTLLDTLVKRHYLRTVSGFGNRVTKYEQRFCNSEFGDLKLSAGEVAVVTTLLLRGAQTPGELRSRAQRMHEFSDMAEVESVLEGLATREDGPFVARLPREPGKRESRYMHLFCDDMDTLITTVEALSPLEDDDDLRARVEALEGEVAELKARLDSLLHHLGD from the coding sequence ATGAAATATCAGTTAACCGCGCACGAAGCGCGCGTCATTGGCTGTCTGCTGGAAAAGCAGGTTACCACGCCCGAGCAGTACCCGTTGTCGGTGAACGCCGTGGTGACCGCCTGCAATCAGAAAACCAACCGCGAACCGGTGATGTCGCTGAGCGAAGGTGAGGTCCAGACGCTGCTGGATACCCTGGTGAAGCGCCACTATTTACGCACGGTCAGCGGATTCGGCAATCGAGTGACCAAGTATGAGCAGCGCTTTTGCAACTCTGAATTTGGCGATCTGAAACTCAGCGCCGGCGAAGTAGCGGTGGTGACGACGCTACTGCTGCGCGGCGCCCAGACGCCGGGTGAACTCCGTAGCCGAGCGCAGCGGATGCATGAGTTCAGCGATATGGCGGAAGTGGAAAGCGTGCTGGAAGGGTTAGCGACGCGCGAGGATGGTCCTTTTGTTGCCCGCCTGCCACGGGAACCGGGGAAACGGGAAAGCCGCTATATGCATCTGTTTTGCGATGACATGGACACGCTGATCACCACGGTGGAAGCACTCTCGCCGCTGGAAGACGATGACGATCTGCGTGCCCGGGTTGAAGCACTGGAAGGCGAGGTGGCGGAATTGAAAGCGCGCCTTGACTCGCTGTTACACCATCTGGGGGACTAA
- the mdtH gene encoding multidrug efflux MFS transporter MdtH, whose product MSRVSQARSLGKYFLLVDNMLVVLGFFVVFPLISIRFVDQMGWAALMVGIALGLRQLVQQGLGIFGGAIADRFGAKPMIVTGMLMRAGGFAAMAVAHEPWVLWLSCILSGLGGTLFDPPRAALVVKLVRPHQRGRFFSLLMMQDSAGAVIGALLGSWLLQYDFRLVCSAGAALFIACAAFNAWYLPAWKLSTVKTPVREGLGRVLRDKRFVTYVLTLTGYYMLAVQVMLMLPIMVNDIAGSPAAVKWMYAIEATISLTLLYPIARWSEKRYRLEHRLMAGLLVMTLAMLPIGMTSSLQQLFTLICLFYIGSIIAEPARETLGASLADSRARGSYMGFSRLGLAFGGALGYAGGGWLFDAGKAVGQPELPWLMLGAIGFITFLALWWQFSPKRSASGMLEPRT is encoded by the coding sequence ATGTCCCGCGTCTCGCAGGCAAGGAGCCTGGGTAAATATTTCCTGTTAGTCGATAACATGCTGGTCGTGCTGGGCTTTTTTGTCGTTTTTCCGCTGATTTCCATCCGCTTTGTCGATCAGATGGGTTGGGCAGCGCTGATGGTCGGCATTGCGCTCGGCCTGCGCCAGCTGGTGCAGCAGGGATTAGGCATTTTTGGCGGCGCCATTGCCGACCGCTTCGGCGCGAAACCCATGATTGTCACCGGCATGCTGATGCGCGCCGGCGGCTTCGCGGCGATGGCCGTCGCCCATGAGCCCTGGGTGCTCTGGCTCTCCTGTATCTTGTCCGGGTTAGGCGGCACGTTGTTCGATCCGCCACGAGCCGCGCTGGTGGTCAAACTGGTGCGCCCGCATCAGCGCGGCCGCTTTTTCTCCCTCCTGATGATGCAGGACAGCGCCGGCGCGGTGATTGGCGCCCTGCTGGGCAGTTGGCTGCTACAGTATGACTTCCGTCTGGTGTGCAGCGCCGGCGCCGCGCTGTTTATCGCTTGCGCCGCGTTTAACGCCTGGTATCTGCCAGCATGGAAACTGTCCACGGTGAAAACGCCAGTCCGCGAGGGGCTGGGACGGGTGCTGCGGGATAAGCGCTTCGTCACCTATGTCCTGACGTTAACAGGCTATTACATGCTGGCGGTGCAGGTGATGCTGATGCTGCCGATCATGGTGAACGACATCGCCGGTTCGCCGGCCGCCGTGAAGTGGATGTACGCCATCGAAGCCACCATTTCACTGACCCTGCTCTATCCCATTGCCCGCTGGAGCGAGAAACGCTACCGCCTTGAGCACCGGCTGATGGCCGGTCTGCTGGTAATGACGCTGGCGATGCTGCCGATTGGCATGACCAGCAGTTTGCAGCAGTTATTTACCCTGATCTGCCTGTTTTACATCGGTTCGATCATCGCGGAACCCGCCAGGGAGACGCTGGGCGCCTCGCTGGCGGATTCCCGGGCGCGCGGCAGCTATATGGGGTTCAGCCGCCTGGGTCTCGCCTTCGGCGGCGCGCTGGGTTACGCGGGCGGCGGCTGGCTGTTTGATGCCGGCAAAGCCGTGGGCCAGCCCGAACTGCCGTGGCTGATGCTCGGCGCCATTGGGTTTATCACTTTCCTTGCCCTGTGGTGGCAATTCAGTCCAAAACGCTCCGCCTCCGGTATGCTGGAGCCGCGCACCTAA